The Gopherus evgoodei ecotype Sinaloan lineage chromosome 4, rGopEvg1_v1.p, whole genome shotgun sequence nucleotide sequence tggcctccgggcagtatcccacagtgcaccattgtgaccactctggacagcaatctgaactcggatgcactggccaggtagacaggaaaagccctgcaaacttttgaatttcatttcctgtttgcccagcgtagagctctgatcagcacgggtggcgatgcagtcccaaatccaaaaagagctccagcatggaccatgcgggagatactggatctgaccgctgtatggggagacaaatctgttctatcagcgctccgttacagaagatgaaatgccaaagcatttgaaaaaaagctccaggctatgatacagagtccacagcacagtgctgtgtgacaagcgtaacggaaagccaaagcaTCAAATGGACACTAatcgagggagggagggagtactgaggactccagctatcccacagtccccagcagtctccgaaaagtatttgcattcttggctgagctcccaatgcctgtagggtcaaacacattgtccggggtggttcagggtatagctcgttaatttacccccctccacccccccggtgaaagaaaaggggaaaaaatttcttgacttttttcaatgtcaccctatgtctactgcatgctgctggtagacgcgatactgcggcagtgaacagcagtatcctcttccctcccctccccggtggcagacggtacagtgcagtaggactagtagccgtccttgtcatcatcctgtgagggctcctggctggcctcaggtgaggtcagctgggggcgcctgggtaaaaataggaatggctcccggtcattcccagtagatggtacagaacggctggtaaccgtcttcatcatagcaaatgggggctgagttccatcagccgcctccctttcatgtgtaaagaaaagattctgtactgcctggactatcatagcagcgggatgctgggctcctctcccccgcaccatttaatgtcctggctggactatcatagcagctggaggctgcctcctcctcattttatttcattaacaagtcagtgtttcttattcctgcattcttcattacttcatcacacaaatggggggacactgcaacggtagcccaggagggttgggggagcagggaagcaatgggtggggttgttgcaggggcaccccctagaatggcatgtagctcatcatttctgcgggatctgacacggagcagctgtgctctctggttctctggtacactggttctctaatacacttgccccatattctaggcaggactgactctatttttagataccataaaggagggattgactcggggagtcattcccatttttgtctttgcgcccccatccgacctcagccaggggcacccatgacagcagcagacggtacagaacgactgataaccatcatctcattgccaatttacagtggcatagcagacagtacagaacaactgataaccgtctctgctatcttgcaaaggcaaatgaatgctactgtgtagcgctgcagtaccgcgtctgttagcaacatccagtagacatacagtgacagaaaaagaaagctgaacgggctccatggttgccgtgctatggcatctccCAGgtcaatccagggaaaaagggcgcgaaatgattgctgttgctttcacggaggaaggaatgagtgacgacatttacccagaatcacccgcgacactgtttttgcaccatcatacaTAGGggtctcaactcagaattccaatgggcaggggagactgcgggaactatgggatagctatgggataactacccacagtgcaacgctccagaaatcaacgctagcctcagaccatggatgcacaccaccaaattaatgtgcttagtgtggccgcgtgcactcgactttatacaatctgttttacaaaaccggtttatgtaaaatcggaataatcctgtagtgcagacatacccttagcaacCTTCCCTGCCAGGCAAGGAAACTTGGGAGCCCACTGCCTCCACAGCCCGTTAGCTGTCAAAGCAGGGTGCTTGACACCAGATGTAAGctccctctctttcttcccccaaACAAAAAGCCCCAGGGAAAGTACATTTGTGTCTCTGCTTCTCACATTGATCACTACTGGAGAGCCAGATCTACAAAAACAGTTGTTAACCCTATTTCCAGGCACACAGGTTCCCCATTAAATGAAACAGGTGAAGGGTAATATGCAAAAGCATGGTTTCCAATATTTGAAGGGAAAACAGAAGAAGTTTACCTCCTGCCACCCAAAACTGAAATACAAGTGGATGAATAGTTTTGGGAGGACAGAATGAAATATAATCAGTTttggtattaaaataaaaaagtgagcCTTCCCTAAATAGACAGTTGGTGTCTGAACAAGAACTTTGATGTGATATTGCCTCATTGTTCTTCATATATATAGATTTATATTTCCTTAGGAGCATATTCTACACACATGCTTTCCTTCCAGTCCCCCACATAAGAGCTTTTCTTGATATGGTATGGCATCATGGTAGGGTAAGGGTAAAATTATTTTGCTGCCTATGGAAACATTTATAAATAGACTTCACAGTAAAACTGCTGCTCCATTCCATCTACTAAACTTATCATGATGTGGCTGACAGACGTggcttaaaggggaaatgtgtggggttttttaattctctctaacttgaagtctttaaatatatgatttgaggacttcagtaactcagccagaggttaggggtctatttcaggagtggatgggtgaggttctgtggcctgtaaagtataggaggtcagactagctccCTTCtaatcttaaagtctatgagtctgtaatAGAAACACAATTATGTAATCTCTTTGATATGACCctgatttagggtgaccagacagcaaatgtgaaaaatcgggaaggggatggggggtaataggaacctatataagaaaaagacccaaaaattgggacggtccctataaaattgggacatctggtcaccctaccttgatTTACTGTAAATGCTCAGCACAGTAACATCATGAATTATTAGTCTCCTACACACGTATCAATACCAAACATTTAATCAGCTATGAGTTCAACAGCTAAACTAATCTCTTGCGTTATATGTAGGCTTGTATATCAAAGTGAGGCAGAAAGCAATCAGTAACATTTTCAGGTCATGCATCCCACCAATTTGGCAGAGGGCTTTAGCAGAGACTACTCCTGAGGGGATTTTGCATCACTGCACATGCGCAGACTTCACGTACCCTGtggatttctttgctttcctgcagaaaaatgacttctggtggggaagcaaaggaaaaggcacaagagcagtcatgcactGATCCCTGGCAGCGCAGGCAGGTTTCTCTGGACACCCGGAGCAGCTCATAGAGATGCTGTGGCACAGAGGCTGGGTAGTTAtgtatgagagagaaagagagacattcTGTTCCTCTCGCTTGCTATTGCAGCACACTTTGCACGGAGAGGAAAGACTatggggtgtttctgaggaggtaAGCATGGGGTAAGTTCTGTTCCCctcagagcagaatgtagcagcctgcctgcttagtgaattgttcccattgtctttgtgaattcccctaggagtataGAACAGGTATAgaagttttaaggctcctttacattgccagagtggcgTAAAGGACAATATAGCCTTttaaatgcttatggtgctttagtgattagaactggtttAAATTTTGGACTGAATAAAATTTCTATGAAAAGGTGCTCCATGAACTAtttgctactgacctttctggagatggtcagtagccaatataaattgtgagtttgatccCCCAACCCttacttgctcttcagttgcctatgatgtaacactgagcatatggctgaatatatttgttgactaataaccaGAAAAAAAGGGTCAAACCTAGCTACATTATTATTAGTCAAGAGGGTTTGGGGATTTCCTCCAGTGCTCCCTACTCCCAGTCGCCATCCATGATATTGtagttttcaattattttggtaatttatttaaccAGAgtaattatattgcattattttgacaaataaaatatatagaatagtgcagaattttaaaatattttgtgcggaatttttaatgttttggtacAGAATTGCCCTCGGAGTAAGGGACTCTTTGATAAACTAATGCGAGGCTTCACCTAGCagaaagatgaatttaaaaaGAGTACTAGAGATATTGCCCTTCAGTCTAGGTTATATAATAGCACTTTGCTATTACAGTTGCTGTGACCTGAGTTATATTTACTCCAGAATACATAATCTGACCTAATTTTCAATTCTGATGTACAAAAGGGGTAGCAGTGGAACAGAAATAAAGGTGCTGGAACCTCAGTAGAAGTGTGGAAAGCctggcccctgctcctcctctccccgtGAGACCTTGTCCAAGCCAAAAGTCAGAGCCGGGCAGTTGTAGGAACCCCCCAGGGAACCCAGGCTATTGTGGGGAGTCCTGAACCCTCCACCTTCACTATGGGGGTACCAGAGTCCCCAAAAGCAGCCCACAGCCCATATCACTCCCCCCCGCCATTGGGGTGAGGATGAGGGCTAAGGCCTACCTCAGCTGcgcccccctccacacactttctaattgctggtaactgaacccccagggccccacctcttcccacaaaGCCTCACCCTtgttccacctcttccctctcgGCCCCACCTCCTTCTCCGCCTCTTCCTCCCAAGGCCCTGTCTACATCGCTGGGTCCTCTCCACCTACCCTACAGTGATTATATGTCCcactgggacagtcccttttttaaaccTTATCCCGGCCGTCCCAACTTTTTTGGTAAAAGTGAGCATTTGTCCTATTTTGCTTTTGCCAACTAaccatcagttggcaagagcaaactggacaaatgcatagttttgccaaaaaagtggggTATGACCCCTAGCAAGGCATGGAGGAAcatgctgggatggggggcgATGGGCAACGCCAGCCCTGCACAGGAGGGAGGGCTTGGGAGAGTGCCTTGGGCTGGCACTGCATGTGGGTGGTGCTGAGGCCATGCCACTGGGAGtactgccacccagagcaccGAGGCTGGGAGCactaccacctggtgcaccagggCTGGCTGCGCCGCCCAACCACACGAAGCACCAAGGGCTGGGAGCACTGCTGCCTGGCACATCGGGGCTGGCCATGCCACCTGACTGCCTGGAGCTTTGGGGGCCGGGAGTGCTGCCATCCGGAGCACCAGGGCTGGCCACACCGCCCAGAGTACTGGGACTGGGGCTTCACCCCCGGTCGCCTGGTGCTGAGTGCCACGGTGGGGATGCTCTGGGCTCCTGCATGGGAGGGCAGAAGGGGGggcagatgggcagaagggtggAGCCAGGGGCTAGCTTCCCCCAACGGCCAGGTTACCGGCTGCCCATAGATACATATATGAAGATATTGGTGAATTGCTGAAGCATCCATATGTATATGGTGTAGCCATTGTGCCCAATTAACGCCTGGTTTAAAACAACTGACCATTCTGGAGTTGCACTAGGGATTAATTTAGTCCACTAGGTTTAATACATGGTGGGCgtgctgctgcatcccctggcttgaagtggtttccactaCATGCCGGGTTCACAgattggttcaatggctctcagcaccaccactatacaaattgttccagcacccctgctagGTTTGTCAGTATCCTCTTTTTTCTTTAGCCTGGGGGTGTCCTGTGTTGTCAAGAGCATCCTCAAGCCCAGGACTgagctgcagtgcagggtgagCCCACTTGTGTCTGCTGGAATTGACGGTTGTTATTTAAAGGCTATTTTTATGGGGGGAGGGCATGCTATTTTTCAAACAGCAAATAGATCCAGCCCCACCAGTGTACAGGATGCCCGCCCCTGGCGGTGGCAGCTGGCCGAGGGGTGCGAGGGGCGCTGAGGGGCAGAGCCAAGGGGGAGAGGCAGACTTTGACGCCTTGTGCTAGCAGGGGCTATTGATGAAGGCGGGGCCAAAGCCCAGCCAGATGAcaactgggtgggggcaggggcgtggccggccccgccccctggccCGTGCTTTGCCCTCCCCGCGCTCCTGCCCCCTAGCTTCAACCGACGCCCGCCTGCTTCTCAACGGGCACAAGGGGGCGCGCGCGAAGGGGCgtggccagccccacagccactTCCCTGGCGAGGCAGGGCCACAGCCGCGGCTTCAGCCCCGCGGCCCGAGGGAGGCACTGCCCGGGGAGCGGTGCGATGGGGACGGGTGTCCCCTGGCTGGTGCTGCTGGGCTTGGGGAGCCTTGTGGGCGGCGCGGGTGGCTCGGCCCCGGGCGGCGGGCGCTCCTACGCCGTGATCGTGCCGCGGCTGCTGGCGCCCCGCGCCGGGCAGGACCCGCGGGAGGTCTCCTACCTGCTGGAGGTGGAGGGGCGGGGCCGCGTCGTGCACCTGAGGCAGAAACGGCTCTTCGTGCCCGAGCACTTCGCCCTCTTCACCTACCGGCCGGGCGGGGCCCTCCAGCGGGACCAGCCCTTCGTGCGCCGCGACTGCTTCTACCAGGGCTACGTGCAGGGCAGCCCCGCCTCGCTGGCCGCCCTCAGCACCTGCTCGGGCGGGCTCCGCGGCATGCTGCGCACGGCGCAGGGCAGCTACGAAATGGAGCCCGTGCCGGACTCCGCCACCTTCCAGCACGTGCTGTACCGGGTGGAGGAGGAGGCCGCCGGCCTGCGGTGCGGCTTGACCGACCAGGAGCTGCAGCGCCAGGCAGCCTTGATCCCTGGCTTAAGGGGCCTGTTGGCCAGGCAGGCGCCTGAGCGGCTCTGGTGGACACATACCCGCTACCTGGAAGTCGTCTTCGTGGTGGATAATGAACGATTCGTCCAGTCAGGCAGAAACGAAACCAACGTCCTGCAGCAATTGCTAGACATAGTCAATATAGGAGACTCGATGTACGATCCCCTGGGGGTGCGGTTGTTTATAGTGGGGCTGGAGATCTGGACACAAAACAACCTTATCCCAATTAGTGATACCATAAATGCGCTGCTTGGCACTTTTAACAACTGGAGGAAAAGGGAACTGTATCCACGGCTGCCCCATGATGCAGGTCACTTAGTCACGTATAAAGGGTTTGGCATTACCCTTGGATTAGCATTTATAGGAACAGTGTGTTCTCATCATTGGGGATCAGCCGTTCTTTCTTTCAGGGCTGAGGGATTGTACTCATTTTCCATTGTTTTTACTCATGAGTTGGGCCATAACCTCGGCATGAGCCATGATGGTGTTTATTGTAAATGTAAGCGCAGTAGATGCATCATGGCTGCATACCACAGCATCACTGATCTGTTCAGTAACTGCAGCTATAACGAATATTTCAATTTAATAACTACTGAGGCACGGTGTCTGCTTGAGCCTCCAGCACCGGAGAAAGTTTATACACTCAAGTACTGTGGCAACAAGGTCGTGGAAAGTGGAGAGCAGTGTGACTGTGGCTCAAAATTTAATTGTGAAAAGGATCCTTGTTGCCAACCCAATTGTACATTGAGCACAGGTGCAGCTTGTGCTTTTGGAGAATGCTGTGAAGACTGTCAGATACTTCCAGCGGGAAAACTATGTAGAAAAAGTACTGATGAGTGTGACCTTCCTGAATATTGCAATGGGACTTCAGAGTGGTGCCAGAAAGATGTATATGTGCAAGATGGAGCCCCATGCCAGAACAATGCCTACTGCTATCGTGGAAACTGCTCTAGCCATGATCGACAGTGCAAAATGATTTTTGGTAAACAAGCAAAGGTTGCTCCATTAGTTTGTTTCAGAGAATTGAATACTCAAGGTGACCGGTTTGGCAATTGTGGTCTTAATAGTGATCCTAAATATAAGAAATGTCCAGTAGAAGATACCTTATGTGGTAGGGTCCAATGTGAAAACATGAAAATAATACCATCTTTGGAGAACCATAGTACCATACTTCAAACTCCAGTTGATGATAACTGGTGCTGGGGTACAGACTATCATCATGGGATGGATATAGCTGATATTGGAGCAGTGAGAGATGGCACATCTTGTGGTCCTGACAAGATTTGTGTTAACACGAGTTGTGTCAGTGTGTCACTCCTGAATTATGACTGTAATATAACAAAATGCCATAatagaggaatatgcaacagtcATAAAAACTGTCATTGTAATTATGGCTGGGCACCTCCAGATTGTCAACATAAAGGATATGGAGGGAGCACTGACAGTGGACCACCTCCACCTGTGAAGGCCTTCTGGGGAGGTGCTATTGGAATACCAATATtccttgcagctgctgctgctgctgctgctgttgctgttcttGGGATTGGGCTTTGTGTATATTATAAAACTGCACTAATGGGATGGCTTAGAACATCAGTGACCAGATTCCACCCAACACAGCAAGCAGATACTTCTGGTGGTGGAAAGGAAGTTCCCAGTTGCTCACATGAGACAACTGCTACTGTGTCAAAACCTGTGGTAGAGTCCATGGAGAAAGCATGGGATTTTCTGTAACATTAAATAATGTGTAAACAATATATTTACCTCTTAAGAATAAATTCAGTCTTATTGATATAGCCTTTTACAATTGTGTCTTGAAGAACTTGGTCTCTGCCTAAACTCAGGGAGTTAGGAAAATATTAGGAGTATCTATATAGCCCCTTTCATCTCAGTGCTCtagaaacaaacacacaatgccttgtgaggtaggagagtatccccattttactgataggTAAACAGATACAGTGTGGTAATTTGTGAAAAGTTACTCTTTAAGAGGAGGAAATGTTTTGAACACTTCCACATGCAACAAAAGattcaaataaaaatgttcttGCCATTTTATGTTCATTCACTGAAGTGACTCACTGAGACTTGGGTGGGAAGCAGGCCTTCCAGTCAGATGCAGTTGTTTATGGAGAGGAGAAGGGACCATAAATCCTAACCAGAAGCAGATGTGCAGAAGGAGAAAGACCATGACTCTAACCAAAGGCAgtatattttttttaaggttgGGTTGCCAGCACTCTGCAGCAGGAAGTTTTTCACTTCATGGGATTGGAGAGACCTAACTTCCCTGTTCACAGCTGATAAACTTCTGAATGTTTGGAACTGATCAGCAATTTAGTTGATATCAAGCTCAACACTTCACAAAAATATCCTTTTTTGGGAACATTCCAATACCTTTTGTGTGTGGCTGGGTGAGAAGCATTGGGtcctgttgccggcagataactgcctgaggccaagcaacagcgggggggtccgtcgcctggtgtgccgcgccaataaacacaccagggtggagaagcaaaccaagtttatttgagatctcaaagcggtgcagggagattgactcagatcaagcacacctaaaacaagcagtctgttcctttatatccatgagaacttttctcactgactagcaatcccccgtttcttctccctcctcctccttcctccccctgtagcaattacgtaagcgcaggtgcattaagtaatcttggccgcggcagctcgttagtaagttttccttctgcaagttatcttgtccttctgctaaaggtgcacaggcctcattatttctgctttagaccagttagaactgttgcaactgataacggttgttacacctggccttttaggtcgattaaagttcaaacatggagggactcttgtctgctgaggcctaaaaccaggaaggctccatactcttgtggccttccaccctcccgagttacgtagggttatgcttagtgacaccaacaactccctcctttgagaatactcaacaaacttttggctgagtgttctcacatttaaaggataacatgtgattaagctctagagctggagtgctttacagcaagcaagcaagagaagagtaatgatacacaacaccacaccagtgagcaggaggtgaacaatgccttcccctagttctcccaggttgagtaaccagccccagagggaatcagaaagagtaggtttcctttcctgggccttccactgttcaaaagcctgtttggctgacaggatgtgcttgttaatatcctgtgcgctttctgggacataagtacagcattcatcccctataagggcgcacacccagccctgggaagccacacttccacccaggaagtgtccaagtatgtctccatgatcacagatcagatggtattcctgatgcctctgtaagggcagtgggccaagtctggtactcaagatcactccgaatggccatcagctggtcatttaggaaatcgcaaattcctaaacatactagatcccactgcaatgccttcccagcctcagttatatttaataccatcttttcttggtgtagtactataatacaactgttatttaactattttcaggtactgtcaaaaggcattttcattaatagcatacattattagtcactggaatggtttcaatacgggtaaaatttctagtagcagaacaaactctttgggtacttgttatttaaaatccaattagagagagatatatatgctgaaggatttatccaaaacacagggcgcagcctgtagaataaaccccaaaatccaattaataccacattcccaaacatcggtcccacaaatgtcctcccaccagtgtataattctttgtttcttcaccagggtcagttcttaatgtcctttctagtcaggaattcctggactttggcaatttcagcggagcgagtgttccttcttctttcccaaaacagtcgtggtgcagcatccttgtactttttccctactgtccagaaggcacagtggagctagaaggtgaaataggctaatcatcagtaggagaattctcccgatgtggaggggtctttttgcagtgagaatcttgggtccaagcagtcagtctttggcacttcacagtggtgttggtaggtagcaggacttaataagggcctttccagcatggagccaaggcagtcttttgtcggtggacctttacatcaatcccgtctcctggttccaaggagtggcagggctgctagggtctttgggtagcccttctttacctgtgagaaaagaaacttaacacattttattagtgcctggcaatgttttgcaaatctcatagctgcgtgggcaaattcaagccctccttttcctagttgttagccaagtcttaactgtgagcagtgtccttgaatggagtcagtgtcttatctatagcctgagcttgctagctaattttttttttccccgttaactcattctgtgctttgttcttcttcctttcttgtcttcttttaacctgcaaaggaaacttccactttttacttatacacctttttcccaacaatgaagacataaacattgtcattatacagtaattagtcttattatttaatatatgccacaca carries:
- the LOC115651158 gene encoding disintegrin and metalloproteinase domain-containing protein 20-like — encoded protein: MGTGVPWLVLLGLGSLVGGAGGSAPGGGRSYAVIVPRLLAPRAGQDPREVSYLLEVEGRGRVVHLRQKRLFVPEHFALFTYRPGGALQRDQPFVRRDCFYQGYVQGSPASLAALSTCSGGLRGMLRTAQGSYEMEPVPDSATFQHVLYRVEEEAAGLRCGLTDQELQRQAALIPGLRGLLARQAPERLWWTHTRYLEVVFVVDNERFVQSGRNETNVLQQLLDIVNIGDSMYDPLGVRLFIVGLEIWTQNNLIPISDTINALLGTFNNWRKRELYPRLPHDAGHLVTYKGFGITLGLAFIGTVCSHHWGSAVLSFRAEGLYSFSIVFTHELGHNLGMSHDGVYCKCKRSRCIMAAYHSITDLFSNCSYNEYFNLITTEARCLLEPPAPEKVYTLKYCGNKVVESGEQCDCGSKFNCEKDPCCQPNCTLSTGAACAFGECCEDCQILPAGKLCRKSTDECDLPEYCNGTSEWCQKDVYVQDGAPCQNNAYCYRGNCSSHDRQCKMIFGKQAKVAPLVCFRELNTQGDRFGNCGLNSDPKYKKCPVEDTLCGRVQCENMKIIPSLENHSTILQTPVDDNWCWGTDYHHGMDIADIGAVRDGTSCGPDKICVNTSCVSVSLLNYDCNITKCHNRGICNSHKNCHCNYGWAPPDCQHKGYGGSTDSGPPPPVKAFWGGAIGIPIFLAAAAAAAAVAVLGIGLCVYYKTALMGWLRTSVTRFHPTQQADTSGGGKEVPSCSHETTATVSKPVVESMEKAWDFL